In a genomic window of Salegentibacter salegens:
- a CDS encoding addiction module antidote protein, translating to METSKFDIADYLDSNEMIAEYLNSVLEEGDNADLIIALRHIAKAIGMTKIAEETGLSRPSIYKALSDGAKPQFSTIMKVLKAVGGQIRVNPISR from the coding sequence ATGGAAACATCAAAATTTGATATTGCAGACTATTTGGACAGTAACGAAATGATTGCCGAATATCTTAATTCCGTTTTAGAAGAAGGCGACAATGCAGATTTAATTATTGCACTCAGGCATATAGCAAAGGCTATCGGAATGACAAAAATTGCGGAAGAAACCGGGTTAAGTAGACCTAGCATATACAAAGCATTATCTGATGGAGCAAAACCACAATTTTCGACAATAATGAAAGTTTTAAAAGCTGTTGGAGGACAAATTAGGGTAAACCCAATTTCAAGATAA
- a CDS encoding type II toxin-antitoxin system RelE/ParE family toxin produces the protein MFFIEKTVEFDKWLRKLKDLRAKSKILFRIQKLETDEHFGDCKPVGGGISELRINYAKAYRIYFKERDGKIIILLIGGDKSTQQKDIEKAKEIWSKLKK, from the coding sequence ATGTTCTTTATTGAGAAAACGGTAGAATTTGACAAGTGGTTAAGAAAACTAAAAGACTTAAGAGCAAAATCTAAGATTTTGTTCAGAATCCAGAAACTGGAAACCGATGAACACTTTGGAGACTGCAAACCTGTTGGAGGGGGAATAAGTGAGCTAAGAATTAATTATGCGAAAGCATATAGAATATACTTCAAGGAAAGAGATGGGAAAATTATTATTCTGCTGATTGGAGGAGATAAATCAACCCAACAAAAGGACATCGAAAAGGCAAAAGAAATTTGGAGCAAATTAAAAAAGTAA
- a CDS encoding bifunctional metallophosphatase/5'-nucleotidase: MKRRNFIQKTSAATAFIGIGGLSSLSFKPNYKKHITILHTNDVHSHIEPFGSDDSRNPNMGGVARRATLIQQVRNENPNTLLLDAGDIFQGTPYFNFYGGELEFKLMSKMKYDAATIGNHDFDNGIDGLYAQLPHAEFDFISSNYDFSNTVMNGQTHDHTVLTKDGVKIGIFGLGIELQGLVNEGLYKETKYLDPVEIAQDQSRILKEEKNCDLVICLSHLGYKYSSDKVSDIKLAQATENIDLIIGGHTHTFLDKPTIETNKVGKKVLVNQVGCYGLYLGRIDFYLDDKNNIETNGLKIEV; encoded by the coding sequence ATGAAAAGAAGAAATTTTATACAAAAAACCTCAGCAGCCACAGCCTTTATAGGAATTGGTGGCTTAAGTTCACTTTCGTTTAAACCCAACTATAAAAAGCATATTACCATTTTGCACACCAACGATGTGCATAGCCATATAGAACCTTTTGGATCCGACGATTCCAGGAACCCCAATATGGGCGGAGTAGCCAGGCGAGCGACTTTAATTCAGCAGGTTAGAAATGAAAATCCCAATACTTTATTATTAGATGCCGGGGATATTTTCCAGGGCACACCATACTTTAATTTTTATGGCGGGGAACTGGAATTTAAGCTGATGAGTAAAATGAAATACGACGCAGCCACCATAGGAAACCACGATTTTGATAACGGGATAGATGGATTATATGCGCAACTTCCGCACGCCGAATTCGATTTTATTTCTTCAAATTACGATTTTAGTAATACAGTGATGAATGGGCAAACTCACGATCATACAGTTCTCACTAAAGACGGAGTGAAAATTGGTATTTTTGGTTTGGGAATCGAATTACAAGGTTTGGTAAATGAAGGGCTTTATAAAGAAACCAAATACCTGGATCCTGTAGAAATAGCCCAGGATCAAAGCCGAATTCTGAAAGAAGAGAAAAACTGCGACCTGGTAATTTGCCTTTCGCATTTAGGTTACAAATACAGTAGTGATAAGGTTTCTGATATTAAACTGGCTCAAGCAACAGAAAATATAGATCTAATTATTGGCGGGCACACCCATACTTTTCTAGATAAACCAACTATTGAAACCAATAAAGTCGGCAAAAAAGTTTTGGTAAACCAGGTTGGTTGTTACGGACTTTACCTGGGAAGAATTGATTTTTACTTAGATGATAAAAATAATATTGAAACTAATGGATTAAAGATTGAGGTTTAA
- a CDS encoding 5'-nucleotidase C-terminal domain-containing protein, with protein sequence MKKIRLSLYLLLSIILFSCKGNKVETAEIKGQRIAIDENIEPNASIEEFVAPFKEHLNKTLDSTLAYNPRDMVKSDGDLNTAIGNLMADIVMAQANPVFKSRTGNDIDMVLLNHGGIRSGLNKGNISTRSAYALMPFENEIVVAELSGEKINEMLTYLERAKTAHPVSGIQIEMDQNYKVTSAEIDEEEIDEDKTYFVATSDYLQQGGDNMNFFKDPVALHKVDYKIRNSIIDYFKKVDTLKVDKDNRFIRK encoded by the coding sequence ATGAAAAAAATAAGATTAAGTTTATACCTGCTTCTTTCGATAATTTTATTTAGTTGTAAAGGAAATAAGGTTGAAACTGCCGAAATAAAAGGGCAACGAATTGCTATAGATGAAAATATTGAACCCAATGCCAGTATAGAAGAATTTGTAGCTCCATTTAAGGAACATCTAAATAAAACCCTGGATAGCACTTTAGCTTATAATCCCCGCGATATGGTGAAAAGTGACGGCGATTTAAATACCGCTATTGGTAATTTAATGGCCGATATTGTGATGGCACAGGCCAATCCCGTCTTCAAGAGCAGAACAGGAAACGATATAGATATGGTGTTGTTGAATCACGGCGGAATTAGATCTGGCTTAAATAAAGGAAATATTTCTACCAGAAGTGCTTACGCCTTAATGCCTTTTGAAAATGAGATTGTAGTCGCTGAACTTTCGGGGGAAAAAATTAACGAGATGCTTACTTACCTGGAACGGGCAAAAACCGCTCATCCCGTTAGTGGAATTCAAATAGAAATGGATCAAAATTATAAAGTAACCAGCGCTGAAATTGACGAAGAGGAAATTGATGAAGATAAAACCTATTTTGTAGCAACTTCAGATTATTTGCAACAAGGCGGCGACAATATGAACTTTTTCAAAGATCCAGTAGCACTCCACAAAGTAGACTACAAAATACGAAATTCCATTATAGATTATTTTAAAAAGGTAGATACTTTAAAAGTGGACAAAGACAATAGATTTATAAGAAAGTAA